The sequence below is a genomic window from candidate division WOR-3 bacterium.
TACTATCTTCCGGCGCCGACTTGTCAACTCCTCCGGATTTATTGGGGAATACGAAAGGGTCTTTTACTCCCTTTCTTTTAGCGGGTTGATTGTGGCAGACGATGGTTTGATTTGGATTTATGACTATAAGAATCTCTCTTCGGGCGAACCTTTCTCCCTTTCCGAGTTTGTTGATCAGCAGGTCTTTTTAGCCCAGAATTCTTTGAAGAAGGGGCGCTTAGCGACCAAGACCTATCCGGTAATCTTTGCCCCTTCTTATGGTCTGGTACAATTCTTTTTGCCACTTTTGGTGGGGGTGAACGGGAAGAATTTTCAGAAGAGGATCACACCCCTCTTGGGTCAGGAAGGGAAAGAGATCGCTTCCCCTTTGCTTTCGGTTTATGATGATGGTCTTTTGGATTACGCTTCTGGCTCTGCCCCTTTTGATGGGGAAGGGATAGCCAAAAGACAGACGCCTTTAATAGAAAAAGGGGTTTTTAAGAATTTCCTTTTTGACTTGAAGACCGCTCACCACTCGGGTCGGCAAAGCACCGGGAATGGGGAACGCCATTATAGTAGCGAACCCAACCCCGGTTTGAATAATCTCTTCGTGGCGCCGGGAAAAGACGAACTTTCCGAGGCGTTGCGGGAAGTTCAGGAAGGGCTTCTCGTTTATGAGGTAGTAGGGGGAGGGCAGTCAAATCTCCGGGCGGGGGATTTCTCTTTTAGTGTCGGTTTGGGCTTTAAGATTGAAGATGGGGAGATTAAAGGACGGGTGAAGGATTGTATGCTCGCCGGTAATTTTTATGAGGCACTAAGGAGGATCTCCCGAGTCGGGAAGGATTTGAAGGATCTGGGCAATTTCTATCTTCCCTTTATCAAATTGGAAGATATGAAAGTGACTACCAAATAAATTTGGAGGATTTATGGATTTAGACCGTTATCGGATAGCACCGGAAAGATTAAGAATTAATGTTGACCCAAAAATTTTAGGTTTTGGGACCACGGAAGAGATTCCTTTCTGTGAGGAGATTGTTGGTCAGGACCGGGCGGTGGCGGCATTGCGGATGGGATTAGAGATTGAGAGTATCGGTTATAATATCTACGTCACGGGACCGGTTGGTACCGGAAGGACAACGACGGTGAAGTGTCTCTTAGCGGAGGCGGAAAAGGGGAAGAAGGTTCCGGATGATAAGTTGTATGTGAATAATTTCAAGGATCCGGATTCCCCAAGATTGATTCGGTTGCCCGCGGGAAAGGGTAAGGAGTTTAAGAAGGATATGGAGGATTTTATTGAGCATCTGCAGAAGAACATCCCCTTGGTCTTTGAAGGCGAATCTTATCAGAAGAGGCGAAATCGGTTAGTTGAGAGTTTTAAGGAGTGGAGTTCTAAAAAGACGATGGATTTTGAAAAGAAATTGGAGAAGGAGGGTTTTGCAATTGTGCAGCCCACACCCTTTGTCCGGCCGGAGATTGTCTATAAGTTGGGCGAGAGTTTAGTGAAGATTACCGATCTGATTTATGCGGTGGAAGAAGGGAAAATAAGTCAAGAAGAATACGAAAGGATTAGAGGGCGGTATCAGGAATTGGTGGAGGAGTTGAACAATATCTTTAAGGAGTTGCGGGATAAGGAGAAAGAGACGAGGGAGAAGTTAGCCAATATGGACCGGGAAGAGGTGAAACCTTTACTTTTAGACCACATCCAGGAAATGAAAGAGAAATACAAAAACGAAAAGATTTCTCTCTATTTAGATGAGGTTTACGAATCAATCCTTAATAATCTCTCCCTCTTTCGGGAGAAGAAGGAGGAGGTTCCTTCCGTTGACCCATTTTTGGAATACCGGGTTAATTTATTGGTTGATAATTCCGAAGAGAAAAATGCCCCGGTCATTTTTGAGACTTCCCCTACTTACAAGAATCTCTTCGGGGTAATTGAAAGGGTTTGGGATGCCCGGGGGCAATGGCGTACCGATTTCACTAAGATTAAGGCGGGTTCTTTGGTTAAAGCCGATGGTGGATTTTTGGTCCTCAATGCCTTAGATACTTTAATTGAACCTGGGGTCTGGAATACCTTAAAACGGACTTTAAGAAACCGGAAGGTGGAGATTCAGAACTACGACTTGTATTCTCTATTTTACTATTCCGCCCTGAAACCGGAGCCGATTGATATTGATGTGAAGGTGATTATGATTGGTGACCCAATATTATACTCCCTTTTAGCCACCTACGATGAGGACTTCAAGAAGGTTTTTAAAATCCGGGCGGATTTTGATTGGCAGATGCCTTTTGACGAGAAGATGGCAAAGGAATACGCCAAGGTGATAAAGGCAATTATTGTCAAGGAAGGACTCTTACCTTTTGACAATACCGGGGTTAGCGAGATAATGAATTTCGGCATCCGTTTGGCCGGAAGGAAGAATAAAATTTCTGCCCGTTTTAATGTCATCGCTGATCTCTTAAAGGAGGCATCCTACTGGGCAAAGAAGGGGGGGAAGGATAAGGTTTCAGCCGAAGATGTGAAAAAGGCGATTGAACAACGACAATTCCGTTCCCGGTTGATTGAAGAGAAGATTCAAGAGATGATTGATGAGGGGACTTTACTGATTGATACCGAAGGGAAAGTTATCGGTCAGGTTAATGGGCTTTCCATTTATGATACCGGGGAATATGCCTTCGGTCGGCCCACCCGCATCACCGCCCGCACCGCGGTGGGCAGTCAGGGGATAATTGATATTGAGCGGGAGGCAGAACTATCAGGTAAGATTCATAGTAAAGGGGTTTTAATCCTTTCGGGCTATTTAAGATACAAATACGCTCAGGACCATCCCTTAATTATTAGTGCCAGTATCTGCTTTGAACAGTCCTATTCCGGGGTGGAAGGTGACTCGGCTTCTTCGGCGGAACTGTGTTGTCTCCTTTCTGCCTTGTCAGGACTTCCTCTCCGTCAGGACCTCGCCATTACCGGTTCGGTGAATCAGAAGGGTGAGATTCAACCAATCGGTGGGGTGAATGAGAAGATCGAAGGTTTCTTTGAGGTCTGCAAGAAGAGAGGATTGAAGGGGACGGAAGGGGTGATCATTCCGGAAAGGAATATTGAGGATCTGATGTTAAAGGATGAGGTGATTTCTGCCTGTCGGGAAGGGAAGTTTCATATTTATGCGGTAAAGACGATTGACGAGGCGATTGAGATCTTGACCGGAGTGCCGGCGGGAGAGAAGGACGAAAAGGGAAATTATCCCGAAGGGACGGTTAATTACTTAGTAGCAAAGAAGTTGAGGGAATACGCCTTAAAATATAAGGAATTTATCGGGGAAGAGAAGCCGGTCTAATTTATCTTTTGAGGTAGAAGTTAAAAGGGATGGAAACCCAAACCCGAACGGGAATATCCTTTTGCCGGGCGGGACTAAATTTTGCCTGCCGAGCGGCAACTAATGCCGCCTCATCCAAGGCATCGTTACCCGAAGATTTTAAGATTTGGGCATCAATCACTGAGCCATCAACCTCAACTAATACCTTAACAATTGTCTGTCCTTCAATCCTTGCCCGGCGAGCCATCTCCGGATATTCGGGTTTGGGAATAGAAATGGGGTTCGGTTTTATCTCCACTTTGGCATAAGGGACAATCTGGGGTGTGGTCTCTTCTTTTGGGGGAGGGGTTGTCTCAACCGGTGGTTGGGAAACGACCGTTTCCGGTTTTGGTTTTACCGCTGGAATTGTCTCGGTTCTTCGGGCTAAGGTTTCCGCTCTTGGTCTTTGGGCAAGAGTTTCCGGTTTGATCCTCTCTTCTGGAGGAGTTAATGTCTCTTGGGGAACGAGAGTGGCTTGGGTTGTACTCTCTGGTTTAGTCGCCGCATAAGATATCTTCTTGGGTTTCGGTCGGGAGGAGAGAGCCAGAAAGAGGGATAATGCCAATACTAAAACTATCCCTACGCCAATTAAAGCGGTTTTCGGAATTTTTGGCAGTTTCTTTATCTTAGGATAAGCAACTTTTACCTTTTCTTCTTTCACCGGGATTAACTCTTTCCCTTTACTCAAGATGACTTTTACAACTTCGCCTTCTTTTAAGGTCTCACCAGGCAGGGGGGATTGTTGAATGATAGAATCTTTGGCATAAGTTTCAGAATACTCTTCCCCTTCAATAAGCAGTTTAAGGTTCAGGTCCCAAATAATTTTTTCGGCTTCCTTTCTCTTTTTCCCCAATAATGACGGGACAACAATTATCTTTCTCTCAATCGGTTTTTTTCCTTTACTCAAAATTACCCGAATCGTGCTTCCCTCGGGTAATTCTTCACCCGGGTCTGGGGTTTGACTCAAAATGCAATCTTTGGGAATTTTCTCGGAGAAGTCCTCCCATTCTATAACCAACTTTAATCCGAGTTTACTTAGTTCTTTTTCCGCCTCGGAAATTGTCTTACCGATGAGGTTGGGAGATCGGACCGGCTCTTTGCCTTTACTTAATACCACCCGGATCAAGCCCTCAGTCACTACTGCTTCGGGTTCGGGTGACTGCTTGACGATTCTCCCTTTCGGAATAACGTTATGATATTCCCAAGATTCAGTAACTAACTTTAAGCCTAAATTAGAAACAATCTTTTCCGCCTCGGATAGGGTCTTGTCAATCAGGACTGGGGCTTTAAGTGGTCTTTTCCCTTTGCTGATGACGACCTTTACTTCTTCTCCTAATTTCAATTTCGCTCCCGCGGCTGGAGTTTGGCTCATCACTACCCCGGGAGGCAATTCTGAGAATTCTTCCCCCTCTATTTTAATTTTTAGTCCCAAGGAGGATAGAATCTTTTCTGCCGATTTTTTCTCTTCGTTGATTAAAAGGGGAACTCTCACCAACTCCGGTCCTTTACTCTCAATGATTTTGAGAATATCACCTTCTTTCAATTCGGCACCGGCTTCGGGGATCTGCTTAAAGATTATTCCGGCCGGAAATTCATTGGCGTACTCTTCTTCTATGATTAACCTTAAATTGAGGTCGGCGATAATTTTTTCTGCCTCTTCCTTCTTCTTTCCGATAAGGGGAGGGACTTTAATAATTTTCACCACCGCTGGTTTCTTGCCTTTACTGAGCACCACTTCCACCACCCCTCCCGCTTTTAAGTTTTTGCCGGACGGTGGATTCTGGTCTACGACGGCATTAGCCGGGATATTTTCCGAGAAATCTTCCCTTTCAATTTTTATTTTAAGTCCGAGGCTATTAAGGGTTCTTTCTGCTTCTTTTAATTCCTTACCGATGAGGTTGGGGACGGCAATTAGTTTTTCCCCTTTACTTAAAATCACTTTTACTGTTTCTCCCTTTCTTAGAGATTCGTTTGGAGATGGGGATTGGCGGAGGATTCTTCCCAGGGGGATATCTGGGGAATAATCTTCTCCGGCTACGACCAGTTTCAGTCCTAAGGGGTAGAGGATTTTTATCGCCTCGCCTTCGGTCTTTTCGGTCAGGTCGGGGACTTTAATGAGGGGGAGACCCTTGCTTAGGGTCACCTTTACACTTTCTCCCTCTTTCAATTGGGTTTCGGCAGGGGGCGATTGTTTTAGGACGCATCCCTCTTCAATGGTTTCGGAATAGTCTTGATTTTCAACCAGTAATTTTAAGCCCAAATTCTGAAGGAGGCTTTCCGCTTCCTCCTTTTTCCTGCGGACTAATGATGGGACCTTGACGACTTTCACGACAGGTGGTTTCTTCCCCTTACTCAAAATGACCTTCACCGCCTCCCCGGATTTCACTTCCGTCCCCCCGGCTGGCTTCTGGTTAATGATACTATTGGCGGGAACTGTCTCCGAGAAATCTTCCCTTTCAATTTTTATTTTGAGTCCGAGGCTATTAAGGGTTCTTTCTGCTTCTTTTAATTCCTTACCGATGAGGTTGGGGACGGCAATTAGTTTTTCCCCTTTACTTAAAATCACTTTTACTGTTTCTCCCTTTCTTAGAGATTCGTTTGGAGATGGGGATTGGCGGAGGATTCTTCCCAGGGGGATATCTGGGGAATAATCTTCTCCGGCTACGACCAGTTTCAGTCCCAAGGGGTAGAGGATTTTTATCGCCTCGCCTTCGGTCTTTTCGGTCAGGTCGGGGACTTTAATGAGGGGGAGACCCTTGCTCAATATTATCTTTATCGTTTCCCCTTCTCTCAATTGGGTATTAGGCGCGGGAGTCTGTTTTAAGACCATACCCTCCGGTATCTCTTCGGAATATTCCTCACCTTCAAAGATGATTGTCAATTTATTTCTTTTTGCTTCCGCTTCCGCTTCCGCTTTTCTTTTGCCGACCAGATTGGGACAAAAGACTAATCTTTTTCCTTTACTTAAAATAACCTTTACACTTTCTCCTTCTTTCAATTGGGTGTTAGGTTCGGGCGACTGTTTTATGATAGAGCCTTCGGGGATGGTTTCGGAATAATCTTCTTTTTCGATCATTAATTTCAGGCCCAAGTTAGTTAAGGTCAATTCCGCTTCCTTTTTTGCTTTGCCCACCAGAGGAGGGACCTTAACGATTTTGACGAGCGGAGGTCTCTTTCCTTTGCTGAGAATAACTTTAATCACCTCCCCGAATTTCACTTCCGTACCCACGGCTGGCTTCTGACTGATGATACTATTGGCGGGAACTGTATCTGAGAAATCTTCCCCTTCAATCTTCAGTTTTAAACCCAGAGGAGCAAGGAGTCTCTCCGCTTCCTCTTTCCCCTTACCGATAAGGAGGGGCACGGGGATTGGTTTTAACGCCTTCCCTTTGCTGACGATTATCTTTACCGCTTCCCCTTCTCCCATCAATGTCCCGGGTTCCGGGGTTTGGTAGAGGATTAAACCTTCGGGGGTGATTTCTGAGGATTCCTCCCCTTCCAGAAGGATATTTAATTTCTGGGCATTGGCGATCGCTTCCGCTTCCTTTTTCGTTTTTCCAACCAAGGCTGGGCAGGGAATGGTTTTTACCTTTTCCACGATCGGTATCTTTTCCTCGGGGGGTTGGGTTAAGGCGGCGAGAAATTCTTCGCAGGTCTGGAAGCGTTCGTTGGGCTTTTTGGCTAATGCCTTTTCCACTATCTTTTCCCAGGCGAGAGGGATTTTGGGATTTTTCTCCCTAATTTTCGGGGGTGGGGAGAAGAGGTGCTGCTCTTCTACCGAAGAGGTCTCGGTCCTCTTGAAAGGTACTTCCCCGGTAGCCATTTCGTAAAGGGTAATTCCCAAAGAATAGATGTCGGAGGATTTATTTAGCGGTTTATTTAATATCTGCTCCGGGGACATATAAGGGGTAGTGCCCACCCGAATTTCTGAGGCGAGACCCACTCTTTCCCCACTAATAATCCGGGCGATGCCAAAATCGGTGACCTTAACCTCCCCCGTGGAGGTGAAGAGGATATTGGATGGTTTTAAGTCAAGATGGAGAACGCCCAGGTTGTGGGCATAACCAACCGCTTCTAAGACTTGGCGAAAGATAGAAAGAATCTGCTCTTCGGGTAGCGGTCCTTTTTTAATCAAATCGCTTAGCGTTCTTATTCTTTGCCCATCGGGAAGCGTCATCCCTTCCAGGTATTCCATTACGATATAATAGACTCCTTCCTCCTGGAAGAAATTATGGATGAGGACGATATGGGGATGTTTTAATTTTGCTTGGGTTTCCGCTTCTTTGAAGAAACGTTCCTTAAATTTTGGTTCTTTGGTTAAGAAGGTGTGGAGGGTCTTTAAGGCAACCGGTTGTTCTAAGACGCGGTGGATCGCTTTGTAAACGGTGCCAAAACCACCCTCACCGATTTCTTCAACGATTTTATAATAACCAAAGCCCACAATCCTTTCCGCCATAATCTTATCCTACGGAAAGAGTAGTGAAAAAATTAAAAATGTCAACTATAATTTTCTTTTAATATATTATAATATGAAAAGGGTAAAAATGAAAGTGAAAGAGAAAAAGAGCGGGATAGGGCAAGAGTTAAAAAGTCTACATAAAAGTTTCCACTTGATTCTCACCCTATCCCGGTTTCTTCCTCCCCCAAGGGTAATAGAGAAATCCCATTTAATGGGTATAGTTGACTCCCAGGAGAGGAAAATACCAAAGAGGAGGGATTTATGCTTAACTTAAATCCCAATAACATAATCCCCTTTGGCGTCGACCCTTCAAGGGCCGAGTTAGCCATAGTGAGTATAAACGAAAGACCCACCCTTTTCAAGATAAGAAATAACCAAGATGGCCATAGGGAATTCTTGAAGAGAGTGGTGAAGATGAAAGAAGAGACAGGAAAGACTCCGGTCTTTGCCATTGAAGGAAACTCCCCCTTTGTTCTTGGTTTTACATTCCAGGCTTATCGTCTTGAATTCCCTACTTATGAAATAACGCCTTATCATCTTCATGAAGTAAGAAACCTTCTCCTCGGAGAAGACCAAAACGATTATCGGGATGCCAAGGCCGCAGCAATGGCAATAACCCAATTACCTCAATTGTTAAAACCGGTAAAAAATGATTTGCTCTGGTTCGCCTTGAAAGTTTTAGTTTCTACCCGCCTCCGCTTAGTAAGAGACCAAACAAGGGACATTAACCTCCTTCATAACCATTTGAGCCAAATCTGGGGACCAGTTTATAAAAAGTTCTTTCCCATCCTTAACTCACCCCAAGCCCTTACCTTTTTTTCCACCTTTCCCACCCCGGTTGGCGTTTACGGAGCAGAAGAAGAGGTCTTAAATCTACTACAGGCGCAAGGATTACTTTACTATCGGGTAAAATGGGGTAAAAAGAAGGTAAAAGAGATAAAGGCAGAAGTTAAAGAGATGGACTGGAAAAGAGATGAGTATTTAACCGAACTTGGTCTAATAGTTAAGTCCTTTGCCACTGATGCCTTAAAGAGACTTCGGAGGATTAAAGAGATTGAAGAGAGGTTAAAAGAAAAGGCGAAGGGATGGAAAGAGGGAGAGATTTCTTTACTGAGGACAATTCCTGGTTTTGACTGGGTTTTAGCCTGTTCGGTGGTGGTATTGATTGGTGATTTATCTCGGTTTGAGAGGAAAGCGGATTTTATTGCTTATTGCGGATTAGTCCTTTGTAGTAAAGAGAGTGGGAAAAAGAAAGGGAAGAAGAAGAGGAAGCGAAGGAATAAATTACTCTCCCATCTTTTTTACCAGGCGGCATTGGCTTCTTTGCGGAGTAGCGAGTTATCAAGGAAGTATTACCAGAAGAAGTTACAGGAAGGAAAGAAAGGGAAGCAAGCGATTAGGGCATTAGCAAAAAAGTTAGCAGAGATTACTTATGCGGTTCTTAAAAATAAGGAGCCCTATGATGAAACAAGGCTCCTGAATTAACTATTGACTTTACATAGAGAATCAAGGAGAAGAATCTATTAATCGGACAGAATGATTAAAATCTATCCAACTTTTAGTAAAAAATCTCTTGCTATTTTCTTTTGTTTAATTAGAATAGTAAATAAACCTTTTGGTTAATTTTTTGTCTAAATATTATGGATAAGGAAAAGAAAAGGTTTTTCTTATTAAAGAAGGCGCTATTCCTCTTCACTACTTTTTCTTTTATTTCTTTGGGGGCAGAAACTTTAACGCTTGATGAATGTATTGCTTGGGCAAAGGCAAATAACTTACAACTTTTGGTATCCCGGATGGCAGTGGAACGGGCAAGAAAGGATTTGACTTTAGCCCGGGCGGATTATTACCCCACTCTTGGTCTATCCAGTAGTTATCGTTACAGTAGTAGTTCGGCTCCTGAGGAGAGAGATTGGTTATCTTCTGGGAGGGGAAGTTTTGCCACGGGATTGAGTCTCCAATATCCGCTCTATAAAGGGGGGGCGATTAGAACCGGAGAGAAGATTGCGGAGATTAAGTTAAAGATTGCCGAAGAGAATTACCGGCAGACAGAAAATGAAGTTATTTATTCCTTGAAGCAAGTTTTTTTTAAGATTCTCCAGATGGCAGAACAGATTTCTCTAATGGAGGAGGTTCTCAAAAGGCGCCAGGAAAATTTAATTTTGATTCGGTTAAATTATAATGTTGGTAGAGAGAACGAACCGGATGTGAAGCAGGCGGCTGCCAATTTAGAAGAGACGGAATACGAATACTTAAAAGCCCAGAAGAATCTCTCTTTGGCGAAAAAGGAACTCGCTCAGATTCTCAATCGTCCCGGAGAGGAGATAGAGATTTTTTATGAAGATAGAGAAAAAAGTTTCCCTTCGCTTGATAGTTTATTAAAAGAAGCGGAGGCGAGAAGGCCGGAGATGATTGTTGCCCAAAAGAATCGGGAGATTGCTCAAAACCAGGTTAAATTAGCGAAGAGTGCTTATTTTCCGACTCTCTCTTTCTCTTCTTCTTATGGTTGGCAGGGAAGTAAAATTACCGACCAAAAAGACAATTGGGGATTAGGGGTCAACCTTTCTTTACCCCTCTTCAATGGCTTTGCCACTAAGGCGAAGGTGGCGGAGGCAAAAATTTCCTTAAAGCAAGAGGATTGGCAAATGTCAAATTTGAGATTAAAAATCAGACAGGAGGTGGAGGAGGCATATACGAATTGGCAATTAAGCGAAAAGAACGTAGCGGT
It includes:
- a CDS encoding TldD/PmbA family protein, whose product is MMEEVIEKLKGKVEGFEILKDETLTTLCEFRGDEPYSLATKEEEGLGLRVIKDGKLGFASTTDGSRISELVASAIQTANYGEKVNFTFPKEVPPGKCRLVNEKVKKISSEQIFSLGREIIAETKTRFPQFKIDLNLHHTIFRRRLVNSSGFIGEYERVFYSLSFSGLIVADDGLIWIYDYKNLSSGEPFSLSEFVDQQVFLAQNSLKKGRLATKTYPVIFAPSYGLVQFFLPLLVGVNGKNFQKRITPLLGQEGKEIASPLLSVYDDGLLDYASGSAPFDGEGIAKRQTPLIEKGVFKNFLFDLKTAHHSGRQSTGNGERHYSSEPNPGLNNLFVAPGKDELSEALREVQEGLLVYEVVGGGQSNLRAGDFSFSVGLGFKIEDGEIKGRVKDCMLAGNFYEALRRISRVGKDLKDLGNFYLPFIKLEDMKVTTK
- a CDS encoding TolC family protein, whose translation is MDKEKKRFFLLKKALFLFTTFSFISLGAETLTLDECIAWAKANNLQLLVSRMAVERARKDLTLARADYYPTLGLSSSYRYSSSSAPEERDWLSSGRGSFATGLSLQYPLYKGGAIRTGEKIAEIKLKIAEENYRQTENEVIYSLKQVFFKILQMAEQISLMEEVLKRRQENLILIRLNYNVGRENEPDVKQAAANLEETEYEYLKAQKNLSLAKKELAQILNRPGEEIEIFYEDREKSFPSLDSLLKEAEARRPEMIVAQKNREIAQNQVKLAKSAYFPTLSFSSSYGWQGSKITDQKDNWGLGVNLSLPLFNGFATKAKVAEAKISLKQEDWQMSNLRLKIRQEVEEAYTNWQLSEKNVAVRKKMLAVVRSAYQLTKLQYEQGRTTYFFLQQKEGELTQAENNYLNALYNFRLAIATLEKVLGRSD
- a CDS encoding IS110 family transposase, whose amino-acid sequence is MLNLNPNNIIPFGVDPSRAELAIVSINERPTLFKIRNNQDGHREFLKRVVKMKEETGKTPVFAIEGNSPFVLGFTFQAYRLEFPTYEITPYHLHEVRNLLLGEDQNDYRDAKAAAMAITQLPQLLKPVKNDLLWFALKVLVSTRLRLVRDQTRDINLLHNHLSQIWGPVYKKFFPILNSPQALTFFSTFPTPVGVYGAEEEVLNLLQAQGLLYYRVKWGKKKVKEIKAEVKEMDWKRDEYLTELGLIVKSFATDALKRLRRIKEIEERLKEKAKGWKEGEISLLRTIPGFDWVLACSVVVLIGDLSRFERKADFIAYCGLVLCSKESGKKKGKKKRKRRNKLLSHLFYQAALASLRSSELSRKYYQKKLQEGKKGKQAIRALAKKLAEITYAVLKNKEPYDETRLLN
- a CDS encoding AAA family ATPase, which produces MDLDRYRIAPERLRINVDPKILGFGTTEEIPFCEEIVGQDRAVAALRMGLEIESIGYNIYVTGPVGTGRTTTVKCLLAEAEKGKKVPDDKLYVNNFKDPDSPRLIRLPAGKGKEFKKDMEDFIEHLQKNIPLVFEGESYQKRRNRLVESFKEWSSKKTMDFEKKLEKEGFAIVQPTPFVRPEIVYKLGESLVKITDLIYAVEEGKISQEEYERIRGRYQELVEELNNIFKELRDKEKETREKLANMDREEVKPLLLDHIQEMKEKYKNEKISLYLDEVYESILNNLSLFREKKEEVPSVDPFLEYRVNLLVDNSEEKNAPVIFETSPTYKNLFGVIERVWDARGQWRTDFTKIKAGSLVKADGGFLVLNALDTLIEPGVWNTLKRTLRNRKVEIQNYDLYSLFYYSALKPEPIDIDVKVIMIGDPILYSLLATYDEDFKKVFKIRADFDWQMPFDEKMAKEYAKVIKAIIVKEGLLPFDNTGVSEIMNFGIRLAGRKNKISARFNVIADLLKEASYWAKKGGKDKVSAEDVKKAIEQRQFRSRLIEEKIQEMIDEGTLLIDTEGKVIGQVNGLSIYDTGEYAFGRPTRITARTAVGSQGIIDIEREAELSGKIHSKGVLILSGYLRYKYAQDHPLIISASICFEQSYSGVEGDSASSAELCCLLSALSGLPLRQDLAITGSVNQKGEIQPIGGVNEKIEGFFEVCKKRGLKGTEGVIIPERNIEDLMLKDEVISACREGKFHIYAVKTIDEAIEILTGVPAGEKDEKGNYPEGTVNYLVAKKLREYALKYKEFIGEEKPV
- a CDS encoding TonB family protein; translation: MAERIVGFGYYKIVEEIGEGGFGTVYKAIHRVLEQPVALKTLHTFLTKEPKFKERFFKEAETQAKLKHPHIVLIHNFFQEEGVYYIVMEYLEGMTLPDGQRIRTLSDLIKKGPLPEEQILSIFRQVLEAVGYAHNLGVLHLDLKPSNILFTSTGEVKVTDFGIARIISGERVGLASEIRVGTTPYMSPEQILNKPLNKSSDIYSLGITLYEMATGEVPFKRTETSSVEEQHLFSPPPKIREKNPKIPLAWEKIVEKALAKKPNERFQTCEEFLAALTQPPEEKIPIVEKVKTIPCPALVGKTKKEAEAIANAQKLNILLEGEESSEITPEGLILYQTPEPGTLMGEGEAVKIIVSKGKALKPIPVPLLIGKGKEEAERLLAPLGLKLKIEGEDFSDTVPANSIISQKPAVGTEVKFGEVIKVILSKGKRPPLVKIVKVPPLVGKAKKEAELTLTNLGLKLMIEKEDYSETIPEGSIIKQSPEPNTQLKEGESVKVILSKGKRLVFCPNLVGKRKAEAEAEAKRNKLTIIFEGEEYSEEIPEGMVLKQTPAPNTQLREGETIKIILSKGLPLIKVPDLTEKTEGEAIKILYPLGLKLVVAGEDYSPDIPLGRILRQSPSPNESLRKGETVKVILSKGEKLIAVPNLIGKELKEAERTLNSLGLKIKIEREDFSETVPANSIINQKPAGGTEVKSGEAVKVILSKGKKPPVVKVVKVPSLVRRKKEEAESLLQNLGLKLLVENQDYSETIEEGCVLKQSPPAETQLKEGESVKVTLSKGLPLIKVPDLTEKTEGEAIKILYPLGLKLVVAGEDYSPDIPLGRILRQSPSPNESLRKGETVKVILSKGEKLIAVPNLIGKELKEAERTLNSLGLKIKIEREDFSENIPANAVVDQNPPSGKNLKAGGVVEVVLSKGKKPAVVKIIKVPPLIGKKKEEAEKIIADLNLRLIIEEEYANEFPAGIIFKQIPEAGAELKEGDILKIIESKGPELVRVPLLINEEKKSAEKILSSLGLKIKIEGEEFSELPPGVVMSQTPAAGAKLKLGEEVKVVISKGKRPLKAPVLIDKTLSEAEKIVSNLGLKLVTESWEYHNVIPKGRIVKQSPEPEAVVTEGLIRVVLSKGKEPVRSPNLIGKTISEAEKELSKLGLKLVIEWEDFSEKIPKDCILSQTPDPGEELPEGSTIRVILSKGKKPIERKIIVVPSLLGKKRKEAEKIIWDLNLKLLIEGEEYSETYAKDSIIQQSPLPGETLKEGEVVKVILSKGKELIPVKEEKVKVAYPKIKKLPKIPKTALIGVGIVLVLALSLFLALSSRPKPKKISYAATKPESTTQATLVPQETLTPPEERIKPETLAQRPRAETLARRTETIPAVKPKPETVVSQPPVETTPPPKEETTPQIVPYAKVEIKPNPISIPKPEYPEMARRARIEGQTIVKVLVEVDGSVIDAQILKSSGNDALDEAALVAARQAKFSPARQKDIPVRVWVSIPFNFYLKR